In the genome of Streptomyces sp. Tu 3180, the window GCGAGGTACCGAGCGATGTCAGGAGAGCGGCCCCGCCCGTCGGCGTCCCCGACGATCTCCGAGGTGGCCGCGGAGGCCGGTGTCGGCCGGGCGACCGCCGCCCGCACGCTCGGCGGATACGGATACGTCAGCCCGGAGCTGAAGGAGCGGGTGCTCGCCGCGGCCGAGAAGCTCGGCTATCGCGCGAACGCGCTGGCCCGCAGCATGTCGACAGGGGTGACCCACACCCTCGGGGTCATCGTCGCGGACATCGGCAACCCGTTCTTCGCGGGTGTCGTACGCGGCATCTGCGACACCTCCCGCGCCCGCGGATTCGACACGCTGGTCGTCAGTACGTACGAGAGGCTCGACGAGGAGGTGGCGGCGGCCAACGTCCTCATCGACAAGCGCGTCGACGGCATGATCGTCGCGTCGGCGGCGGTCGACCGCTCCTCGGTGGGCCACATCCGCACGGCCCTCGACCGCGGAATCCCGGTGGTCCTCGTCGACCGCGCGGTGCCCTCGCTCGATCTGGACGCCGTCGTCATCGACAACCGGGACGCGGCGCGCGAGGCGGTGGAGAAGCTCATCGCGGCCGGTCACCGGCGTATCGGATTCGTCTGGGGCCCACCGGTGGACAAGGCTCCCGCGACCCGCCGGGAACTGATCGCCGCCGCGTCCCGCAATCTGTGGACCGACGGGGAGCGCCTGCGCGGATACCTCGACGCGCTCGACGACGCGGGCATCCCCTTCGACCCCGAACTGGTGATGGTCGGGCCGAAGGTGGAGGAGCGGGCGGCCCGGGAGGTCGCCCGGATGCTCGACCTCCCCGACCGCGTCACCGCGCTGTTCTGCACCGAGACCGACGGCGTCACCGGTGCACTGCGGGCCATCCGCGCGCGGGAGTTGTCGTGCCCCGGTGATGTGTCCCTGATCGGGTTCGACGACAGCGCCTGGGCCGCGGTCATGGTGCCACCGCTGACCATGATCGAGCAGCCGGTGCACCGGCTCGGGTCCACGGCCGCCGAGGTGCTGCTCGACGTCCTCGCGGGAGCCGAGCCCCGCCGGGAGATGCACACCCTGCGCACCCGTCTTGTGGACCGTTCGTCGGTGGCGGCGCCGCCCGGCCGGGCGTGAGGGCTTGGTAGTCCGGCCGTAGACCGTTATGTGCCCTGGTCCTGGGGCTGTCCGCCACTGGCGGAAACTCAGGTGGCCCCAGCGCACGATCTGGGTGGGGTCGGGCGATGCCCGAGCTGAAGCGGCTGCATGCCGGCCGCGCCCCGGCGGTCCTGGCCTTCGAGCCGGCGAACCGCACCTGCTTCGCTGCCTCGATCCCCGACCGCGGCGACGACTTCTTCGACCGGTCATGAACGCGTCGTCGACCATGACTCATTTACGCACTGTGCGGACCCGCGGCTCTCACTACCCTGCCCTTGCAGAGTCTTCACAGGGGGAGG includes:
- a CDS encoding LacI family DNA-binding transcriptional regulator; translation: MSGERPRPSASPTISEVAAEAGVGRATAARTLGGYGYVSPELKERVLAAAEKLGYRANALARSMSTGVTHTLGVIVADIGNPFFAGVVRGICDTSRARGFDTLVVSTYERLDEEVAAANVLIDKRVDGMIVASAAVDRSSVGHIRTALDRGIPVVLVDRAVPSLDLDAVVIDNRDAAREAVEKLIAAGHRRIGFVWGPPVDKAPATRRELIAAASRNLWTDGERLRGYLDALDDAGIPFDPELVMVGPKVEERAAREVARMLDLPDRVTALFCTETDGVTGALRAIRARELSCPGDVSLIGFDDSAWAAVMVPPLTMIEQPVHRLGSTAAEVLLDVLAGAEPRREMHTLRTRLVDRSSVAAPPGRA